A single Vigna radiata var. radiata cultivar VC1973A chromosome 8, Vradiata_ver6, whole genome shotgun sequence DNA region contains:
- the LOC106771314 gene encoding uncharacterized protein LOC106771314 — MAMAVSFSLSSPSSALFQSRHSFAKCLASKQNSPLQLEQTKSRDRNPITLHSFSPFPLFCAAALLPGGEAVGSVFGPFVDLVKSWNLPDWLVHWGHPANMAVVLIAMGGYGTYLGFRIRYSENVEEKAKAKDLHPKLLAGMFFFFALGATGGITALLTSDKPIFESPHAVTGVIGLALLTIQTVLPSLFEGNPGLRNVHGILGSGIMTLFLVHFALGLQLGFSY; from the exons ATGGCCATGGcagtttctttctctctctcttctccctCCTCAGCTCTGTTCCAGTCCCGCCACTCCTTCGCCAAGTGTCTCGCATCAAAGCAAAACTCGCCCCTGCAACTGGAACAGACGAAATCCAGAGACAGAAACCCAATCACTCTACACTCTTTCTCTCCGTTCCCATTGTTCTGCGCCGCCGCACTTTTACCCGGAG GTGAAGCCGTGGGTTCCGTTTTCGGTCCTTTCGTTGACCTTGTCAAATCGTGGAATCTTCCAGATTGGCTCGTTCATTGGGGCCACCCTGCCAATATG GCAGTTGTGCTCATTGCCATGGGTGGCTATGGCACCTATCTGGGATTTCGGATTCGTTATTCTGAAAATGTG GAGGAAAAGGCTAAGGCTAAGGATTTACACCCTAAGCTTTTAGCTGggatgtttttcttctttgctcTTGGAGCTACTGGGGGAATAACTGCTCTACTCACTTCGGATAAACCCATTTTTGAGAG TCCTCATGCTGTTACCGGCGTAATTGGCCTAGCTTTATTGACAATACAAACTGTATTGCCCTCACTCTTTGAG GGAAATCCCGGACTAAGGAATGTTCATGGTATCTTGGGTAGTGGTATCATGACACTTTTTCTAGTTCATTTTGCCCTCGGACTTCAATTAGGATTTAGTTACTAA
- the LOC106772661 gene encoding uncharacterized protein LOC106772661 isoform X2 — translation MGSVWVCYFPTCTTLPCRHCIFSPTHLLHHSTTLSIRASASQTTTNSRTRTRSRRIKSDAEICNDVREFLASVGLPDDHIPSTKELLLHGWNDLANIVRRRGHKQIQELLTGSLLKADADFLSAENSLDERLDTPVIFEDPLTGQNEKVDSVIDNVETSSEYFLGSSSSSLYMDSSSSLGEGTDTVEESLANLTIGGGLREFKDEVVSNATKENLYPNEVTIVDNDSDSLFLNFSSQSSIMPAEISGELPFETVSSGNSDSEDSLVGKTVGQLTMLTENHSGTLFNDCNIDAEEKEYSDLEQKDLGALEGLDDDNADVENVATISEVSTRENLSGDGRLDSIVNSADSSSTNLDTLANLSLKEKVAKFIQNGDLDPVEDHVSGISIRDDPQESKENIESELDVYTLPGSWPPQDNNVMAHGNSLTSKLDLSGPLDLDKPLWDDHLPHEILTTHFDRSSDTETPKVQNESEINHLKYMLYQKELELSRMKEQIEKEKLALSILQTKAEAEISKARKLISEKDVELQFAEESLSGLKEVQIEFWGNGDIVEVAGSFNGWHHRIKLDPQPSTSAVDIGESRSSRFWSTILWLYPGVYEIKFVVDGKWKTDPQRESVTRGHICNNILRVDR, via the exons ATGGGAAGTGTATGGGTCTGTTATTTCCCCACCTGCACCACTCTTCCTTGTCGCCACTGCATTTTCTCTCCAACGCACCTTCTTCATCACTCCACCACTCTCTCTATCCGCGCTAGCGCTTCTCAAACAACCACCAACTCAAGAACAAGAACAAG GAGTCGGAGAATCAAGAGTGACGCCGAGATCTGCAACGATGTTCGCGAATTTCTTGCTTCGGTTGGCCTTCCGGATGACCACATTCCCTCCACCAAGGAGCTTCTGCTCCACGGATG gaATGACCTGGCAAACATTGTCAGAAGGAGAGGGCATAAACAAATTCAGGAGCTTCTCACTGGCAGCTTATTAAAAGCTGATGCTGATTTTTTAAGTGCTGAAAATAGTTTAGACGAGAGATTGGACACCCCGGTTATTTTTGAAGATCCCTTAACAG GTCAGAATGAAAAGGTGGACAGTGTAATAGACAATGTCGAAACATCATCAGAATATTTTCTGGGAAGTAGTTCTAGTAGTTTGTATATGGATTCATCTTCAAGTTTAGGTGAAGGTACTGACACCGTGGAAGAATCCTTGGCCAATTTGACTATTGGGGGTGGTCTAAGAGAATTCAAAGATGAAGTGGTAAGCAATGCGACAAAGGAGAATTTGTACCCAAATGAAGTGACTATTGTGGATAATGATTCTGATAGTCTCTTTCTCAACTTCAGTAGCCAAAGTTCCATCATGCCTGCAGAAATCTCTGGTGAATTACCATTTGAAACAGTGTCTTCTGGAAATTCTGATTCTGAGGATAGTTTAGTGGGAAAAACAGTTGGGCAGTTAACCATGTTGACGGAAAACCATTCTGGCACTTTATTTAATGATTGTAATATTGATGCTGAAGAAAAAGAGTACAGTGATTTGGAGCAAAAGGACTTGGGTGCATTAGAAGGTCTAGATGATGACAATGCTGATGTTGAAAATGTTGCCACAATTTCTGAAGTTTCCACTCGGGAAAATTTATCTGGTGATGGCAGACTTGATTCAATTGTTAATTCTGCTGACAGCAGTTCTACAAATCTTGACACTTTGGCCAACTTATCTTTGAAGGAAAAGGTTGCAAAATTTATTCAGAATGGAGATTTGGATCCAGTTGAAG ATCATGTCTCTGGCATTTCAATTCGAGATGATCCTCAGGAAAGCAAAGAGAATATTGAATCAGAACTAGACGTATATACTCTGCCAGGTAGCTGGCCTCCTCAAGATAATAATGTCATGGCTCATGGAAACTCATTGACATCCAAACTAGATCTATCTGGACCATTGGACTTGGATAAGCCTCTTTG GGATGATCACTTGCCACACGAGATTCTAACGACTCATTTTGACAGGAGCTCAGATACTGAG ACTCCCAAAGTGCAAAACGAAAGTGAGATAAATCATCTCAAGTACATGCTG TATCAGAAGGAGTTGGAACTGTCTCGAATGAAGGAACAgattgaaaaggaaaag CTTGCTTTGTCTATCTTGCAAACCAAGGCAGAAGCAGAAATCAGCAAAGCCCGAAAACTGATATCTGAAAAAGATGTAGAACTACAGTTTGCTGAAGAAAGTCTTTCAGGACTTAAGGAG GTTCAGATTGAATTCTGGGGTAATGGTGACATTGTGGAGGTGGCTGGTAGCTTCAACGGTTGGCATCACCGAATAAAACTGGATCCTCAACCATCAACTAGTGCTGTAGACATTGGGGAATCAAG GAGTTCCAGATTTTGGTCAACAATACTGTGGCTTTATCCTGGTGTATATGAG ATAAAATTTGTTGTTGATGGCAAATGGAAAACAGATCCTCAAAGGGAGTCGGTAACAAGGGGTCACATATGTAACAACATTCTAAGAGTAGATAGATGA
- the LOC106772661 gene encoding uncharacterized protein LOC106772661 isoform X1: MGSVWVCYFPTCTTLPCRHCIFSPTHLLHHSTTLSIRASASQTTTNSRTRTRRSRRIKSDAEICNDVREFLASVGLPDDHIPSTKELLLHGWNDLANIVRRRGHKQIQELLTGSLLKADADFLSAENSLDERLDTPVIFEDPLTGQNEKVDSVIDNVETSSEYFLGSSSSSLYMDSSSSLGEGTDTVEESLANLTIGGGLREFKDEVVSNATKENLYPNEVTIVDNDSDSLFLNFSSQSSIMPAEISGELPFETVSSGNSDSEDSLVGKTVGQLTMLTENHSGTLFNDCNIDAEEKEYSDLEQKDLGALEGLDDDNADVENVATISEVSTRENLSGDGRLDSIVNSADSSSTNLDTLANLSLKEKVAKFIQNGDLDPVEDHVSGISIRDDPQESKENIESELDVYTLPGSWPPQDNNVMAHGNSLTSKLDLSGPLDLDKPLWDDHLPHEILTTHFDRSSDTETPKVQNESEINHLKYMLYQKELELSRMKEQIEKEKLALSILQTKAEAEISKARKLISEKDVELQFAEESLSGLKEVQIEFWGNGDIVEVAGSFNGWHHRIKLDPQPSTSAVDIGESRSSRFWSTILWLYPGVYEIKFVVDGKWKTDPQRESVTRGHICNNILRVDR; encoded by the exons ATGGGAAGTGTATGGGTCTGTTATTTCCCCACCTGCACCACTCTTCCTTGTCGCCACTGCATTTTCTCTCCAACGCACCTTCTTCATCACTCCACCACTCTCTCTATCCGCGCTAGCGCTTCTCAAACAACCACCAACTCAAGAACAAGAACAAG AAGGAGTCGGAGAATCAAGAGTGACGCCGAGATCTGCAACGATGTTCGCGAATTTCTTGCTTCGGTTGGCCTTCCGGATGACCACATTCCCTCCACCAAGGAGCTTCTGCTCCACGGATG gaATGACCTGGCAAACATTGTCAGAAGGAGAGGGCATAAACAAATTCAGGAGCTTCTCACTGGCAGCTTATTAAAAGCTGATGCTGATTTTTTAAGTGCTGAAAATAGTTTAGACGAGAGATTGGACACCCCGGTTATTTTTGAAGATCCCTTAACAG GTCAGAATGAAAAGGTGGACAGTGTAATAGACAATGTCGAAACATCATCAGAATATTTTCTGGGAAGTAGTTCTAGTAGTTTGTATATGGATTCATCTTCAAGTTTAGGTGAAGGTACTGACACCGTGGAAGAATCCTTGGCCAATTTGACTATTGGGGGTGGTCTAAGAGAATTCAAAGATGAAGTGGTAAGCAATGCGACAAAGGAGAATTTGTACCCAAATGAAGTGACTATTGTGGATAATGATTCTGATAGTCTCTTTCTCAACTTCAGTAGCCAAAGTTCCATCATGCCTGCAGAAATCTCTGGTGAATTACCATTTGAAACAGTGTCTTCTGGAAATTCTGATTCTGAGGATAGTTTAGTGGGAAAAACAGTTGGGCAGTTAACCATGTTGACGGAAAACCATTCTGGCACTTTATTTAATGATTGTAATATTGATGCTGAAGAAAAAGAGTACAGTGATTTGGAGCAAAAGGACTTGGGTGCATTAGAAGGTCTAGATGATGACAATGCTGATGTTGAAAATGTTGCCACAATTTCTGAAGTTTCCACTCGGGAAAATTTATCTGGTGATGGCAGACTTGATTCAATTGTTAATTCTGCTGACAGCAGTTCTACAAATCTTGACACTTTGGCCAACTTATCTTTGAAGGAAAAGGTTGCAAAATTTATTCAGAATGGAGATTTGGATCCAGTTGAAG ATCATGTCTCTGGCATTTCAATTCGAGATGATCCTCAGGAAAGCAAAGAGAATATTGAATCAGAACTAGACGTATATACTCTGCCAGGTAGCTGGCCTCCTCAAGATAATAATGTCATGGCTCATGGAAACTCATTGACATCCAAACTAGATCTATCTGGACCATTGGACTTGGATAAGCCTCTTTG GGATGATCACTTGCCACACGAGATTCTAACGACTCATTTTGACAGGAGCTCAGATACTGAG ACTCCCAAAGTGCAAAACGAAAGTGAGATAAATCATCTCAAGTACATGCTG TATCAGAAGGAGTTGGAACTGTCTCGAATGAAGGAACAgattgaaaaggaaaag CTTGCTTTGTCTATCTTGCAAACCAAGGCAGAAGCAGAAATCAGCAAAGCCCGAAAACTGATATCTGAAAAAGATGTAGAACTACAGTTTGCTGAAGAAAGTCTTTCAGGACTTAAGGAG GTTCAGATTGAATTCTGGGGTAATGGTGACATTGTGGAGGTGGCTGGTAGCTTCAACGGTTGGCATCACCGAATAAAACTGGATCCTCAACCATCAACTAGTGCTGTAGACATTGGGGAATCAAG GAGTTCCAGATTTTGGTCAACAATACTGTGGCTTTATCCTGGTGTATATGAG ATAAAATTTGTTGTTGATGGCAAATGGAAAACAGATCCTCAAAGGGAGTCGGTAACAAGGGGTCACATATGTAACAACATTCTAAGAGTAGATAGATGA